The Schistocerca nitens isolate TAMUIC-IGC-003100 chromosome 2, iqSchNite1.1, whole genome shotgun sequence nucleotide sequence CTTTGCCCCCTTCCCTCCCACATAACTGTCAAAGGCTCTATTTTTTCAAATTGGAAGCTTTCAGAACTGATACTATCTAAGGCACAAAAGGTCTACCTCTTGGCACATTCTGCCCCATTAAGTTTGATCTCCGAGCAGGCCTacagctgcagcgttttcactctTGCAGATGAGTCTTGGTACAGGCACTTACTGTCCTGCAGTTAGTAGTAGTTTAGCTAGTAACATCTTGAGCAGAACATAGCAACAGTGTGCGCGTACACATgccattcattcactcagtgaataCAAGTATCTCATGCTACAAATACAAACTAAGGGTGCCAGCTGTGCGGTAAGATTCACTGGAATCTCCCCCTGTGCTATCTTGATCTATTCTGCAGTAGGTTCATGACTTCAGGAAATGACACCTGTCATCAGAGGATGAATTTCCATGTCACTCTACAGTATTTAAATATTCTCTCCAGATTGAGTGTAGTTCTGTGTACCTAGCTATGGTTTCAATATGTGTATTCTGTCACTGCATAACATCAGTGAAGGCTACCCTCTGCTAAATACTGTGTTTTGGTTAATTCTTATTTCAGaatacataaatattttcattACTCCTGATTTCTTTCTCACCAGAATTACAATATCCTTCCACTTTTTCCAGTACCCAACAAATTTGGTACCCCCTGCAAGTAGGAATATTACTGATGCCTTACGCGGTCAAACACTGACTGGATAACTAACCAATTTAAAATTCACATAGCCTACTAACATTTACTGCGCTCACAAACTGGGGCAAGCTACTTTCATTTACGTCACGTGGGACTGCAACGGCTGTGGAAGACAGGAGGGTGAGGTAGCCACAAGCTGCCTGctctaagctttttttttttttttttttttttttttttttttatcatttctacCATAGCTGTTGAGCTGTTAATATCAAGATATGAAACAATGGATGAAAGAAGAATGATTAGCAGTTCATAAAAACTTTTCTTGAAGAAAATTCACTTcagaaaacaataaaattacaaggagacagaaCAGCTGGTCGGTCTCTACCTTCATGGGGTGAAATTTCAATACCGCCGATAGTCacatataaatatacaaatatattttctgatttttggAGCTGTTACCTCATGGTACAGGAACGAAAGTTATTAGAAGGAGCAGTAGGTGAGTCAGACCAGAAGATGAGAGGGACACATGGGTTGTGAGGATGAGCAGAAACAAAGTCTTGGTTGGCATTATTAGAATTTCTCCAACTTAACATAATTGCTGGCCAGCTACCTTGTCTCCttataattttgtgactttcttttcaTGGCTGACAGTAGGTTCATGACTTCAGGAAATGACACCTGTCACCAGAGGATGAATTTCCATGTCACTctacaatatttaaatgttttagtgGGAGTAGCTCTAGCTTCAAAGATCCTCCCCCCTTACAACAACATGCTCAAACAGTTGGCAGGATGATATCATTACAGTAATACATTCCAGTGCAAGAAGACCACTGTACACCATACCAGCAACTGGAAAGGATCGCTGGACCTGTTCATAACTGTAATCCGCAACCAATTGTGGCATCTGCAAAAAACAAAGCTTGTCACTTTGATATGGTGTTTTATACACCATATCAAAGTGACAAGCTTTGTTTTTTGCAGATGCCACAATTCTTTCCATAAGAGCAAACAGTACATTACTCCTAGTGCAAAAAATTCTAAAACCATTCACTGAACTAGGTATGTTGGGATTTCTGAAAGTAAATTACATATGCTGTCCCATGCTATGATAATTGAATCACAAAAGTGGCGTATGTTCCAGCTTTCCTGTAGATACAGATCTGCTGCTGTatgaataacaggtgcatcacaatgCGGGAGTGAAATAGTGCAGCAAGTGGAAACATATTCCAAAGCTGAAGAACGCAGGGGAGTACGATTCTGTGGTCAACAGATTCACAGTCAAATTCTGGCAGTATAAGGGTCAAATGCAATGTCGCATCTATGTACAGTGAAACTGAGTCAACATTTTGACCAAGGACACACAGATGTGGGCAATGCTGATCAGGGAGAAAAGCAACTGACATCAACCACAGATGACAATGTCCAAGCAATCTTTTTTGGCAAGATGAAAGAACATTTGAGGGGTAAGGGGTAGCGGGTAGGGGTAGGGATAGGGATAGGGATAGGGGTAGGAGTAggagtaggggtaggggtaggggtaggggtgggggtgggggtaaggATAGGGGTGCGGGGGTAGGGATGGTGTGggtgaaagggaggggggggggggggaagattcacCAATAACAAAGATGTTCTCACCGTAGTTCTTGAACAGTTCCATGACCAAGGAGAAGATTTTTACGTTGAGGAATTGGAAACTGGTAAAGCATACTGACTGTTGTTTACACagacttggtgactatgctgaaaaattAGGCCATGTACATGTAaactgtagtgcagcattcagtaaaagttatttCCCTcctataataatgtgtaacttactttttaaaaGTCCCTCACAAATAGCATTGTTACAGGCTCAGGAACATAACTTTATTATGATTATGTTTCAACAAAGTTGCACAACATGAAGTGGGCATTTGAAAATGATGGGTGTACTGATATCAATAAAAAAATCACTGTCTTTCATGACAGGAATTGTAGCTATTATCTCTTCTGTGAAGTAACTGTTGAACTGTGTCATATTCCTATTTTTCAATACTACCCTTTTTTAAAATACACAAACTGGAGAGTGGAATGCAAAACAATCTTGTATCAAGTCATAGAGGTGTTAAAAGCAATTCAATGAAGACTGGGACCTGTGAGTTGAGCACTTCATGATGAATGTGAGTAAAGTTTAGAACCATGTTGACAATGGAAACACTTGTGGTCCACCTACAGATATGAACTTGTCCCATGTGAAATCTGCCTTGTTTCGCAACTGAAGCTTCAGCTGATAGAATGGTAATATTCTATAGATGAAAAGATCCTTCATGAATGTGATGATCAAGTTTACCTGCCAAAAgacatttagaaaaaaatggtttatGATTCGTTTTGAAAGGTGATGAGATACAGTGAGTGTAGCAAAATAGTTTGAAACATTTAATGAACAGCACTGTGTTGACAAGCTATCCAAGTGCTTATTTTTACTACCCAATAATAGATGATAGTAGTTACGAGTGATGGGCACTGGGAAGGAAATGCGATGTAAGATGCAAATTAAAGAGCTTACACTTTTTCATAGCTAGTCATATTCTTGTACATGATGAGACTTACGATTCAATTTTGCACATTTTTTAAAATGATGATAttagtccaaaaaatggttcaaatggctctgagcactatgggacttaacatctgaggtcatcagtcccttagaacttagaactacttaaacctaactaacctaaggacatcatacacatccatgcccgaggcaggatttgaacctgcagccgtagcggtcgtgcggttccagaatgaagcacctagaactgctcggccacaatggccggcaaatACTCGTCCAGTTTTGACAGAAATGAGACACACAGTTGGCTGTTGTTTAGTTTAAGAAATTCTGACATTTATTTTGGTAGAATGAGGCAAATTGTGACAGCTAGAACAaggatgaaggaaggaaggaagatttgggttTAACATCCACTTGAcaccattagagacagagcacctgctcgaaatgtttcaaggatggggaaggaaatcagccatgccctttcaagtgAACCATCGTGGAATTTACCTGGAGCAATTTCGGGAaaatatggaaaacctaaatctggatggttggacaCAGATGAGAACcactgtcctcctgaatgcgagtccagtaagcTGACGAAAGGGCCACCTTGCTTGGTACAGCTAAGATGCTCAATTTAGGACTCAGGCCCAATTCTTTCCAAATATCAGAGCAGTATATTATTACTTCACCAACAGTGCAGGTTTAGAGGACAGGTGGCTGAGAACAGGAGTTTGTATTGACATTCTATTCAAATAACCTACATAAGCAGAAATCAGTCAGGCCATTATGGTCTGCTAAACACAATACACCAGATCAGAGGCCCCCAATTGTAGAACTGGTGGGCCAGCTTACCAACCCATCACTTACAAGGCTCAATACACTAAAAGACTGAGGAACAAGCACTTTGGCATACTGCGAGTGAGTGaacgagcaagagagagagagagagagagaaagagagagagagagagagagagagagtggggggggagggggggggggagagagaaaggaGGTTGGGAAAGCCGATGCTCATAGTGATTTCAACTGTTATTCTTTACTTTTGTTTCTCTTTTATAACTGGATGTCCATAATTTATAGTTGGTTCACCTTTCTATGCTTTAATTGCTGTTTTGAGACTGTGTCCGTAATGTGAAAATCTGCTGCAACTACTTTCACCTGAGTTTCTAATTTCTGTTAACTTAGATATCCAAGTATGcagtaaaataatgaaaaacttacAAGCAGATTACAAAACCTAAGAATCACAACTTAAGCTCTTATTAAATCCATACTATGTTATATGAAAGTGAGTTGCATAATGACAGCACTCCAGACCAATTTCTAGTCTGTTGTCCAAGGACATTATTATAGTGTACAAGATAGGCCACATATCCATTCACAGAAAAGCGCAACCTAATATCAAGAACAAGACAGAAATTGGAAATACTACATACACTGCCATTCGAGGGTAACAGCTGGAAATCAAATAGAATTTTCGTTCAGTCTCAATGGCACTGTAATGAGGCATTTCCAGTATTACCACTTCATTTGACCAAAAGGATAAATCAAAGTGGCATTCAGTCTGATTTATACAAGCGTGAGTGTAATTAGTGTACTTGAATCTAGGTTTAAACATTTCAAATACTGCATTAATAGTATTATCAACAAAATCATTATCACTATAAAATATGTAATGGTAGTAGCCATCCTCTTGTACCTTATAGTCTACGATTGTTGTATATGTCATATTACTGGCACCTTTTGTACAATTCTGAGACGGTACAAGGTCATGCTCAAATACAGTGTGTTTCCCGTAACAACGCAGCAGTTCATTTTCAAAGCTTGACTCTGATGACTCCCCATCATCTTCTGGTTCTGTGTAATTAGCAGCAGTGCCACCATGAGCCATACCTCCATCCAACGCATGGACATCCCTCCGCTGTCTTTGGTACTGTCCTTCATCACCAGCAACACTCACTTCTTTGCgtctgagatttcgagctctactTTTGGCATGTCGCATTTTTCTTGACGAATTAGCACTTGTGTCATTACTTTGATTCAAACTAGTTAAATACAAGGAATCATTTGCATGTTTCTGTAAATGAGATCTGATCACCTCTAATGCCTGAACTTCTTCAGCACCCAAACTGTCATCATCACTGTTCCCTGTATCACTCTGTTTCACTTCATCCAAATTtgggattttttcaatattttgcttCAGTTGTTTGGGCAGTACAGGAAGAATTACTCTGTTCGTTCCCTTTGAAAATGAGAGCGGATAATCACCTCCATCGTCTGTTTCATCTTCTCCTTCAAACTGTTCAGCAGACTGTTCTGACATGCTTTGGATATGAGTATCATGCTGTGGAACACCGTGTCCTTTCTCTGTAAGACTTTGTTGCTGTTTGTTAATCTCATACACAGTGATCCCTTTATTATAGAACCTGTCTACAAGAATTCTATCAGACACCTTTCGAACACCTTGGTCAATCAGGTCGCATTTCTTGAGAGTTTTGTCTCCCTTGACAATCAACATTCGTGCTCCAGGGTTGCTGtggaagaaaaacaaaatgttatGAAGTGCTTATCAAAATTAAAAACCAAACATTCACAATACTCTAATGTGAGAAACAGGTATTTCCCTAATCTTCATATggcaaaagaatgtttatttcagcAAGCTATCAGGGAAGCACGTAGGCAACATAGTTCTATTCATATTTTTCACGCTAAAATTACCTTACCTAAGAACTCGTTACATCTTATAGTTTGGAACCAGCCCAAGAGAAATAATAGTACAAAAACTCTCagtttaatgcagatgagtaggaaaaacaaacccataatgttgggTTACAGCATTGGTAGCATCCCCCTTGACACATTTACATTGTTAAAATATCTgcatgtaacattgcaaagcaatacaaaatggaacgagcatataaggattgtggtaggaaagtcaaatggttgactttggtttacagGGAGAATTCTagcaaagtgtggttcatctgtaaaggagaccacatacaggacgcTAGTGCCACATATTCTTGAGTGcagctcgaatgtttgggatctatACCAGGTCagactaaaggaagacattgaagcaattcagagacggactgttagatttgtttctggtaggttcaaacaacaaagaagtgttagggaaatgcttcaggaacacacATGGGTATCCCTTGAGGGAAGGTGACGttatttttttggtaacaatattgaaaaaatttagagaactagcatttgaatctgactgcaggatgattctgttgcctccaacatgtaAGGACGAAgataacatacaaaaaattatGGTTCCTACAgaggcatacaaacagtagtttttccctcattctatttgcgaatggaacaggaaaggaaatgactattagtggtatggggtaccctccGCATCTTGCCATAATATGGATTGCGGAGTAACAATCTAAATGTAGATAGATATTAGCAACAGTACATCACAACAAAAATGTCACTGTAATATAAGCATGAAGTTtcatttttaagtgaaaaaaaattgtaattagtatCTGTAGTAGGTTACAAAGAAAAACCTTTGTTGGAAAAGCT carries:
- the LOC126234467 gene encoding uncharacterized protein LOC126234467, producing MTEASLENVVYYRGGGGYASLLRLPQKGAMHGARRVATFCLLTAVLPTVLLVIPLYLRHSVFSDRMFEVAEDEILVLETVEGISTVFCQGHSLKMNSTFNAFQLRTVPEIGTKMKSSKIIKKFSLHDDTWEYWGFFLPKGSAINVTLCSSNPGARMLIVKGDKTLKKCDLIDQGVRKVSDRILVDRFYNKGITVYEINKQQQSLTEKGHGVPQHDTHIQSMSEQSAEQFEGEDETDDGGDYPLSFSKGTNRVILPVLPKQLKQNIEKIPNLDEVKQSDTGNSDDDSLGAEEVQALEVIRSHLQKHANDSLYLTSLNQSNDTSANSSRKMRHAKSRARNLRRKEVSVAGDEGQYQRQRRDVHALDGGMAHGGTAANYTEPEDDGESSESSFENELLRCYGKHTVFEHDLVPSQNCTKGASNMTYTTIVDYKVQEDGYYHYIFYSDNDFVDNTINAVFEMFKPRFKYTNYTHACINQTECHFDLSFWSNEVVILEMPHYSAIETERKFYLISSCYPRMAVYVVFPISVLFLILGCAFL